A single region of the Phycisphaerae bacterium RAS1 genome encodes:
- the wbpI gene encoding UDP-2,3-diacetamido-2,3-dideoxy-D-glucuronate 2-epimerase, which produces MKIVNICGARPNFMKIAPLMAAYRRYPHIQPLLVHTGQHYDEKMSDLFFRQLGIPEPDINLEVGSATHAVQTAQIMTRFEPVISEHKPDWVVVVGDVNSTIACALVASKLGVKVAHVEAGLRSFDRDMPEEINRLLTDAISDLLLVSEPSGVANLKREGVGEEKIHFVGNVMIDTLRANLEQADRSPILETLGLTAGQYNVVTLHRPSNVDDAATLGRIADAFEEVQKDLPIVFPMHPRTVNNLGRLGLAERFKAMKRLKIIEPLGYLDFLKLTGRAAVVLTDSGGIQEETTILGVWCLTLRENTERPVTITSGTNALVGTDAAKILTEYRRCRLTKLIHPRVPEKWDGRAAERIAEVISRLA; this is translated from the coding sequence ATGAAGATCGTCAACATCTGCGGCGCGCGGCCGAACTTCATGAAGATCGCGCCGCTCATGGCCGCCTACAGGCGCTACCCGCACATCCAGCCCTTGCTGGTCCACACCGGCCAGCACTATGACGAGAAGATGTCGGACCTCTTCTTTCGCCAACTCGGCATTCCCGAGCCGGACATCAACCTCGAAGTCGGCTCGGCGACGCACGCGGTGCAGACGGCGCAGATCATGACGCGCTTCGAGCCGGTGATCAGCGAGCACAAGCCCGACTGGGTGGTGGTCGTCGGCGACGTGAACAGCACGATCGCCTGCGCGCTGGTCGCCTCCAAGCTGGGCGTGAAGGTCGCGCACGTCGAGGCGGGGCTGCGCAGCTTCGACCGCGACATGCCTGAAGAGATCAATCGCCTGCTGACGGACGCCATTTCCGACCTGCTGCTGGTGAGCGAGCCCAGCGGGGTCGCGAATCTGAAGCGCGAAGGCGTCGGCGAGGAGAAAATCCACTTCGTCGGCAACGTCATGATCGACACGTTGAGGGCCAACCTGGAGCAGGCCGACCGCTCGCCTATCCTGGAGACGCTCGGCCTGACCGCCGGGCAATACAACGTCGTCACGCTGCACCGGCCCAGCAACGTGGACGACGCGGCGACGCTGGGGCGAATCGCCGACGCCTTTGAGGAGGTCCAGAAGGACCTGCCGATCGTGTTTCCGATGCATCCGCGGACGGTGAACAACCTGGGCCGGTTGGGGCTGGCGGAGCGCTTCAAGGCGATGAAGCGCCTGAAGATCATCGAGCCTCTGGGCTACCTGGATTTCCTCAAGCTGACCGGCCGCGCCGCCGTCGTTCTGACCGATTCGGGCGGAATTCAGGAGGAAACGACGATTCTCGGCGTGTGGTGTCTGACGCTGCGCGAGAACACCGAGCGCCCGGTCACGATCACCAGCGGGACGAATGCGCTGGTCGGCACGGACGCGGCGAAGATCCTGACCGAGTACCGCCGCTGCCGCCTGACGAAACTGATCCATCCGCGCGTCCCGGAGAAATGGGACGGCCGCGCCGCGGAGCGGATTGCGGAGGTCATCTCGCGTTTGGCTTAG